DNA from Streptomyces sp. NBC_01260:
AGCATCGATCGAGCCGATGGAGAAGACGGGAGGCTGTACGGGGGCAGGCATGGGAGTGTTCTTTCTGGAAGGGGTCAGCGGGAGCGGGAAGGCTTGCCGACCGCCGTGGTGACGGGGACGGCAGCCGGGTCGGTGAGAGGGCCGGGGCCCGCGGGGGCGTTGCTGCGGCGGAGGGCGGCGGACACGCGCGGCGTCGCCGTACGCGCGTCGCGGAGGGCGGCTTCGCCCTGCGGCGTGAGCGAGAGGAGCTGTCCGGGCCGGTACGGGTTCTCGCTGGTGTCCTGGCGCAGTAGCCCGTCGGCGACCAGCCGCTGCACGGTCTGTGGGAAGACCGTCGGGTCCTGCCGCTGGGCCTTCTCCCGTGAGATGAACGGGTCGTCGCCGATCGCGTTGCGACGAGAGCGAACGTCTCCGGCCGCAACGGCTTCGAGGGCTACCAGCCCGCGCTCCCCGGCGACGGCCCAGTCGTCGTCCCGGTCGGGCCTCGTCTTCTGGCTCTGCCCGTAGCTCTTGTTGGTCGCGCGTTGAGCAGGCTCGGGCGAGGAAAGAAGCCGGCGGTAGGCGGATAGGGACTCGACGAGCTGGCTGTACGCCCGGTCTTGCTGCGCCAGAACGTCTCCGAGTTCGGGGAGTGCGGTCCGCAGCAGCGCGTACGACACCTGGGCGCGGCCGACTTCACCGCGACCGATGCCTTCGAGCAGCTGCTGAGCCCGCTGGACCGCGTTGAGCACGCTCTCGTGTCGCTCGTCCAACACCGCTGCGGCTCCGATGACGCGCGTAGCGGCCTGGTGCAGCGGCTCCCCCGGACCATGCGCCAGGGCGGGCACGCTGACATCCCCGACACCGAGCACTTCGACGACGAGATGAGTCCCAGGGTGTGTGCCTGCGTCGTACGGGTTCACCGCGCCGCCTCCATCCGGGCAAGCAGGGAGCGGACCAGGGTGGGCAGGCTGTCCGGCCCGTCGCCGATCCAGGCATGGTCGGTTGCATCGTCGAGGACGTACGCGGCGTCTTCGAGCAGACCGCTGGAGATCTCCATGCAGGCGTCGGTGATCCGGGAGGCGGCGAGCAGCGACTGGGAGAAGACCTCGACGTAGTCGTCCGGGGCGAGGCCGGCGGCCTGGGCCGCGGTGCGGATCGCCGCCAGCTCCAGCGCGCTGAACGCGAAGTCGAACGTGTCGTCCTGCTCGGCGCCATGGGAGGCGGCGACGACCGGGCCGGGGGACTCGGTGGGGATGCCCACCCGGGTGCAGATCTGGTCGACAGAGGCGGTCAGCTCGGCGAAGGACTCGGCGAGCCACCCCAGTGCGGAGGCGTAGGAGGCCAGGGCGAACAGGCCCGCCGGTGTGGCGGGGCGTGGCTCGGCGGCCACGAACCCTTCGAGCCGGTCGTTCAGTTCGCCGAGCACCCGGGGCCCGGCGGACAGCGGGCCCAATACGGGGTGCAGGTAGGAGCGGCCGACGGTTGTCGGGTACTCGGCGGTGAGGATGCCGGAGACGATCTGCGCGGCATCGGTGAGGAGATCCGCCAGCTCGGTACGGGTCAGGGGAGCGCGGTCAGCGGTCATCGCTGGGGAACCTTTCGGGGAGCGGCGGCTGGGGGTGGGGCTGCTGTTGGAGCAGTTGCCGGGCCTGCTGTTGGCCGGTCGACGCTGAGCGTCGACCGGGACCGGGCGGCCCGCACGCGTGCCTGGGCTGCGGAGTCGGTCTCGGCGTCCTGCTGGGGGCCGGTGCGCAGGTGGGCCACGTGGTAGACCGCGTAGTCCTTCTGGCTTCCGGCGGCGACGAGGTAGACCTCGCGCTTGTGGGTTGAGGTCGGCGGGGCCGGGCGGAACTGGATGACCATCCGGTAGGCGACGGAGGGGTCGACGTAGACCTTGTGGAAGCCGGCGAGGCGGCCCTTCAACGGCAGGCAGTCGTCGCTGCCGTGCACCAGGTTCTGCAGTTCCAGCAGCGCCAGGTCACGGATGCTGTCGGGAAGCTCTCGCAGGTCGGCGATGGCGTCTGGATGTGCGGCGAAGGCGAAGCGGGCGCGGCTCACAGCAGCCGCCCCTGCTGTGCCGGGCGCTGGACCGGTCCCGGCGGCGGCGTGCAGTGGGCGTCGGGGCCGCCCTTCGGTACTGCGGCGAGACCGGCCGACCGGGCAAGGGCGACTCGGGCCCGGACGTCGGCGCTGTCGTGAGCGCTGTACTCAGGCGGTTCGGGCAATGGGCCGCTGCGGTCGTCCAGCCAGGAGCGTGCGGCGCCCACGTCGGCGAAGGCGCCCTCGCGCATCGTGTACGTGTGGGTGCTGAAGTTTCCCTCTTCGAGGAAGACACGGATCGGTGTCTGGCAGGCGCTGGAGTCCCAGGTCAACGTCCATGCCTCACACGGGTCGAAGTCCGAGGTCTGGCTGTCGAGGACCTCGTACCGAGGTCCCGACTCACGGATCTGCTGTTCGACCTGGAGGGTGAGGTCGTCGGCGGGCTTCATGAGGTCCCCGCCGGACTGGGTGATCCGCTCGGGCGGGCACCCGCGCTCGATCAGCCAGTTCTGGGCGAAGGACACGGTGGCGTGATAGGTCAGCTCGAAAGTGAACGTATTCACACTGAGGTCTCGCGCGACCTTGATCGCTGCTACCTGTGGTTCCCCCGGTGCACCCCACGTGGCTGATCCGTCGTGAGCGACGACGTAGCTGTGGGGGCCATCGGGAGGGGAGTGGTGTTCAGCCAGGACCGTAACGTCACCGGCCCAGAACTGTCGCTCCGCGGACTCGGAATCTGCGTCGGACGGGGCCAGATCGTCAAGGCGAAAGTCGAGTATGTCGCTCACGAGCCCGCCCCCGTCTGCTCGGGCGCGGGGTTGGCCAGCACGCGGTGGTTGGGCCGCGTGGGGCTCGTCGTACAGGCCGCGAAGGGCCCGTCGGGGGCGCGCAGATGCGCCAGCGTCTGGTCGAGGTGGTCGCGGTGCCAGGTCGACGGGCCGGACAGTCCGGCCTCCGTGTCGGTGAACTGCTGCCAGGCGAGCCAGAGCGCGTGGAGCCGGGCAACGGCCTCCGGGTGCTTGTGCCACTGCGCGCACCACGGACGATTCGTACTGATCTCCCGGCCGTAGATCGGGAGGAAGAGGTAGTTCACCCAGTCGCTGAGGGCGGCGAGTTCGGTGGCGTACGTCTCGCCGCCCAGGGCGACGATGAACACCGAGGTGGGGCCGTCGGCCTGCTCGGGGCCGGCCGCCCCGGCTGCCGGAGCGCCGTCCGCCTGCTGGTCGGCTGCGGGTAGGGGAACGGGTTCGGAGCCGAGGCGGTCCAGGGCGACGCCGTGCTGCCTGACCTCGGCGATGGTCTTGGCGAGGGTGCTGGCGAGGTCGTCGAGGTTTTCGTCGGGGAGGCGGAACAGCTCGGGGCCGGGGGTGGTGGTCGGGCTGGTGTCGGACATGAGGGCGTGCTCCATCTGTGAGACGGCGACATGCCCGAGAGGATCCGGAGAAACAGCGGTTTGGTCCCGCCGGGAAGATCCGGTAGTGGGGCGCTACCTGCCTGCGCAGCGAGGGCAGCGCGGGAAGGGCGGTGCCAGCAACTGCAGGGCCCGAGCCGCCTGTTGCGGGACGACGCCGTTGCCGAGCGCGGTGAGCTGCGCCGGCCGCCCGAGTCCCGGGGTGGCGGTGACCCAGCCCGGGGCGAGGCCCTGCATCCACTCGACGAAAGCGGGACGGAGCCGCCCGGCCGCGTCGGTGGGCTCGGGCGCGGGACGGGTGGACCTCTCCCATCGGGTGATGGCGGCTGCGTACGGCCCCCATCGCCGGTCCGCTCCTCGGCCTCCGATGATTCCTCCGTCCAGAGCGGCAGGACCACTGCCGACAAGGGAGGCCGCCACTCCTTCCCCGGGCGGCGGCCCGGGGTGCCCGTGTCGCTGGCCCTGGGCGTGGGCAACAGCGACGCCGCCGCACTGGGCAGGGTCATGTCGCCATTGCCGTGCCGTTGATTCGGCGAGCCCTTGGTCCCGTCCGACGCCTTCGGGGTCGGCAGGAGCCACTCGACCTCGTCGGCCAGATTCGGGCCGTGGCCCCCGCTCTTCCTCTTGGAAGGGTGTTGCGAGCCGCCGTTCTTGCCGATGTTGCTGGTCGGGGTCTTGAGCAGGGTGTCCGGTGGGCCAGGCTGTGAGGAAGGTGCGCTCGCGACGGTGCGGGGCCTCGATGTCGGAGGCGCGAAGCACGAGCCACTTCGCGTCGTACCCGAGGTCGGCCAGGGATCCGAGTACGGCACCGAGTGCCCGCAGAGGAGGCTGGCCTGGGGTGTCTCCCAGACACCGCGGGCAGGGTTCCACGTCGCCAGGGGAACCGGCGGGGGAGGTGAGGAGGCCGCGAACATTTTCGATCACTACCAGGCGAGGTCGGAGGGCTTCGACCGCACGGGCGACGTGCAGCCACAGCCCGGAGCGGGTCTGGGCGTTGAGTCCGGCCCGGCGGCCGGCGACCGAGACGTCTTTGACAGGGGAAGCCCGCCGTCAAGACGCACACCCGGGGGACAGCGGACCAGTCGACGGTGGTGATGTCGCCCAGGTTGGGGACGCCGGGCCAGTGGCGGGCCAGGATGCGCGAAGCGTTCGGGTCGACCTCGGCGTGCCAGGCCAGCGTGCCGCCGAAGACGGACTGCACCCCCAGGTCGAGCCCGCCGTACCCGGAACAGAGCGAGCCGATCAGCGGAGGGCGCATGACGTGAGTGGGCATGTCACCGGCTCCGTCGGACCACGCCCGCAGGAACTGCTGCCGTCTGAGCAGCGGGAGGCGGTGCCGCGGCAGAAGGGGCAGCCGCAGACCGGCTGAGAGCAGCCCGGAGCCGCACGGACGGAGGCGAAACGGTCGCCGACGCGGCACGAAGCGAGTCGGTGGCTTCACGCAGCGCCGTATCCGCCGTGCTGAGCGAGTCATCGATCACCTGCACAGCGGTCTCCCGCGCATCGTCGGCGCCGGGCTCATCGCGCAGGTGCTCGGTCCGGTCCAGGAAGGAGAGCTGGTGGGCGACCTCGCCGAGGGCGGATGCCGCCTGACCGGTGGGCCGCACCGTGGTAGCGAAGCCGGTGATGACCCTGGCGGTGTGGGCCTCGGGCTCCTGGGAGGCGCTGAAGCGCACCTCGTTGCCCAGGTCGGTGATCAGCTCACCGAGTGCCGAGATATGCCTGGCGACGTCGGCCACGTTGGGCGAGCGACGAGGATCTCCGAGAACGGGGAGCTTGCGACGCTGAGCGTCGAGGGCCGACGCCGTGGCGCGCATGGCACGGATGTCAGAGCTGGGGGTGCTGTTCATGTGATGTCCAGGAGGAGGGCAACGGGGGCCGGGGAGGGGTCAGATGTGGCCGCGCGAGGGCGGCTTGGAGGCGGAGGGGGCGGGCGCGGAGCCGGGACGGACCGAGGCCGGTGGGACGGGGCGCGGCGTGCTCCGGGCGAGGGCTACGTGCACCCTGGCCGGAGGCGGCCCGTCCGGCACGGGCGTCGGAGGCGGCGGGTTCGGGGCTGGGGTGCCGTTCGCGGTCTCCCAGCGGGCGCGCACCTCGTCGAGCGGGCCGAGGGCGTGCAGGGCGTAGTTGATCAACCGGCCAGGAACCAGGGCTTCGTCCTCGGCCAGAGCACGCACCGCACGCGCGGAGGCGGCTGCGGTATGAGCGAGGGAGGAGCGCATCACCCGTTCCCCGAGCCATTCGGCGCTGCCGGAACCCACGCCGTCGCAGAGGGCGGTCAGATGCTCGCCCGACAGGGTGCCGTCGGCCAGCAGGCCGCGCCGCTGGGTTTCCCAGAGCAGGGTGATCCGGTCGATAGGTTCGCCCCGGTGGTGCAGCGCACCGAGGCACCGGTAGAGCCCCCCGTGGGCCGGATCGGCGAAATCCCCCGGCCGCAGCCAGTCCACCACCTCCTCCACGGCCCTCGGCTGCTCGGCGAGGACGGCCAGCAGGAACCGCTCGTCCTCGGCGACCTGGTCGGCCCGGACTGGCGGCATGGCCGGGGCAGCAACCGGCGCAGTGGTGCGCGCGACCGGACGCGGTTCGGTCCCCCAGCGCCGTGCAAGATCCCTGAGCACCCCGGCCAGGACGTCTGCGGAGCGCAGCGCTCCCTTGACCTCACCCCGTAGGGCGTCGGCCCGAGCCACCTGGTGAAGACGGATCGCGTGCTGGGCGACGGTGCGATGGATCGCCCCCTCCAGCACCATGCGGCCGTACACCGGAGCGTGCGCGGAACGCGGGCAGGCCGAGATCAGGGTGTGGGCGTACACCACAGTCAGCCCTCGGACATGGCGGCCGGCCTCGTCGACCGCGTCGGTCACCCACGACAGCGGCACCGGCCCATCGGCTGAGAGCGCGGGGTGATCGTCGCTTCGGAGCTTGCGCAGCGCGGCGAACAGCGACCGATGAACGGGCCGGTCGAAGTGATCCGGCGCGAGCCAGTCCAGGTGCGCGAGCTGGCCCGGGTCGAGAAGCACGGCGCCGAGGACCGCCTGCTCCGCACCCAGCAGCGGGTTCATCGCACACCCCCTGCGCCGGAGCCGGAGGGGGTGTTCTGCCGGGCATGGAGGTCGGCGACCGCTTGGTCGGCAGCGGCTACCGCCGTGGCGAAGTCGTCCAGCGTGCTGGTGAATGCGGGATCGGTGGCGAGTATCGACCCGGCCCCGCTGACCAGCCACCACTGGCCGTCACGCAGCACGACCGGCGAGCGCGGCAGCCGCCCGGGACGCAGGGTGGGCGCGCTCATGCCGACAGCCCGAAGTCGTCGTGGCCGATGGTCTTCGCGAGGGCCCGTTCGGTGATCGCCTTCGTGGCGCGGGCCGAGGCCGGACCGACCACCTTGGCAAAGGGCTCCTTGTACCAGGGCTTGAGGTTGAGCATGGCGACCCGGATGCCGGTGGCCAGCAGCAGCACCTTGTTCTTGGGCAGGGCGCGGATCGCGTCGGGCGGCAGGATGCGTTCGGTGCGCATGCTCACCGAGGTGGACTTGCCGCTCTCGCTGGTGGAGACCGAGGTGGTCTGGACGTCGTGGTCACCGACCTGCCTGCTGAGACGGTCGGCGAAGTCCGCGTCGTCGATGCCCGATCCGATGATCTTGACGGTGGCGGCGGAGTACAGGGCGTCCATGCCGGCCTCGCCCCAGCACCGCTGGCCCTGTCGGTAGGACTGCAGGATCGTCATGGGGATGACGCCCCGGCTGCCCAGGTGGCTGTACAGGTCCGGGAGATCCGAGATGCGGCACACGTTCGCGGCCTCGTCGAGGACGCACAGGGCGGGCGGGTCGAGCCGCCCGCCGGAGCGCTCGGCGACGATCACGGCCGCGCGCATCACGGCGTCGGCCGCCGCCGCGATGATCGCGCTCGCGCTGCCGCCGCCGTCCTTGCTCAGCAGATACAGGGTGTCGCGGGAGGTGGCGAAGGCGAACGGCTGGAACTCGGGGAGGCCCTCGTTCGGGGTGACCCAGGCGGCGACATCGGGGTCGAGCAGGCAGCTCGCGTACTGCCGCGCCGTCTCGTAGATGCCGTCGCGGGTCTCGGTCGCACCGGAGACGGTGCCCTGGAGCTGGGCGGCGACCGCGTCGTGGCCGGCATCGGTGAGCAGGTCCACCGGGGTGCGGTCGGCCGGCATGGCGAGCCAGGCCAGGACGTCGGTGATCGGCCGTCGGTGGCTGGCGGCGGCAAGGAACAGGGCGCCGAGGGTGTTGCTGGCGGCGGTGGACCAGAAGTCGGAGCCGCTGGACTCGTCCACACTCGCGGTGACGAAGTGCCCAGCCAGACGTTTCGCACCGGCCAGGTCGCGGGCGTCGGCCAGGATGTCCCACCACATCTCGCGCGGCTGGTGGGCGATCTGCTGGGGGTCGAGGGTCCAGATGGTGCCGACCTCGGCGCGGGCGTCCACTGTCGCGGTGAAGGCGTCGTTCGCGGCCTTGTTACTGGTCAGCAGGACCGGACCAGGGGCCGAGAGGATCGCGGGTATCGCGAGCCCGGAGGTCTTCCCGCTTCGGGGAGCCATGATCGCGACGATCACGTCCTCCCATGACGCGCGGACCTCCGCACGACCGGGGTCGAGGGTGCCGAGCAGGATGCCGCGGTCAGCCGGAGCGACCTCTTTTCCCCTCCCGGCCGCCCAGGGACGGCCGCAGGCTCTTCGCCTTCGCGGTGATCTCCTTCTCCAGCAGCGGCGCCAGGTCGGCCTTGCGGGCGAGACTCGACTTGGAGCCGGCACGCCAGCGCATCCACAGCACCACGCCGGTGGTGGCCAGGGCCAGGGTGAGCAGGCCGGGCACGACGCGGGCGCCGACCAGCAGCGCGACGGTGCTCAGGGCCGGCCACAGCACCTCGGGGTGCAGCAGCGCGTCGGTGGCGTGGAACGGGGCCCAGGGCCCGGCGCCGAAGAAGGAATTACTGATGTTGCCGGTCAGCCAAGTCAGCGAGCCGAAGGCAAGCGCGATGCCGAGCAGACCGAAGAGGAGGTAGAGAAGAGCGTCCGAACTGGTGGTGGTCGAGGGTGCGCTGGTGCGGGGTGCAAGCATGGTGAATCCTGGGAGTGAGCGCAGGTGAGGGATAGAGGGCGGGGCGTGTGCGGCTCTTCTGCTGGTCATCGAGACGCTTCCTGTTCGGGAAGGGAGCTGGCGGCCGCGCTATCGGGGAGCTTGGGGCGGCTGGGCTCGTTGATGCCTCTACGGATCTGGCGTGCCGGTGGTGGTCGATCACGGCCTCTGCCTTGAAGGGGGAGTAGCGAACGGCAACCCGGTGCTCGGGCTGGCAGAAAGACGATCCACAGGATCCGCGATTTGGCCTGGCCGGAATCCGCTGGTAAGAGCCCGGGGCAACACCGTTGCGTCAGCTTCGTGAGCGGCTGTCGGGGCAGTGGTCGAGAACTTCCAAGGGGTGGCAGCAGGCCATAAGCCCAAGGAAGAACCGGCAGAGAGAGCCGTTTGCGGCATCTGGGACGGATCGGTTTATACCCAGCCCATCTGGCTTGAGAACATCCCACCGTCACCGCCGCGAGTCCGGTGAAACCCT
Protein-coding regions in this window:
- a CDS encoding large ATP-binding protein; translated protein: MNPYDAGTHPGTHLVVEVLGVGDVSVPALAHGPGEPLHQAATRVIGAAAVLDERHESVLNAVQRAQQLLEGIGRGEVGRAQVSYALLRTALPELGDVLAQQDRAYSQLVESLSAYRRLLSSPEPAQRATNKSYGQSQKTRPDRDDDWAVAGERGLVALEAVAAGDVRSRRNAIGDDPFISREKAQRQDPTVFPQTVQRLVADGLLRQDTSENPYRPGQLLSLTPQGEAALRDARTATPRVSAALRRSNAPAGPGPLTDPAAVPVTTAVGKPSRSR
- a CDS encoding DUF4913 domain-containing protein; the encoded protein is MSDTSPTTTPGPELFRLPDENLDDLASTLAKTIAEVRQHGVALDRLGSEPVPLPAADQQADGAPAAGAAGPEQADGPTSVFIVALGGETYATELAALSDWVNYLFLPIYGREISTNRPWCAQWHKHPEAVARLHALWLAWQQFTDTEAGLSGPSTWHRDHLDQTLAHLRAPDGPFAACTTSPTRPNHRVLANPAPEQTGAGS
- a CDS encoding DNA cytosine methyltransferase → MWLHVARAVEALRPRLVVIENVRGLLTSPAGSPGDVEPCPRCLGDTPGQPPLRALGAVLGSLADLGYDAKWLVLRASDIEAPHRRERTFLTAWPTGHPAQDPDQQHRQERRLATPFQEEERGPRPESGRRGRVAPADPEGVGRDQGLAESTARQWRHDPAQCGGVAVAHAQGQRHGHPGPPPGEGVAASLVGSGPAALDGGIIGGRGADRRWGPYAAAITRWERSTRPAPEPTDAAGRLRPAFVEWMQGLAPGWVTATPGLGRPAQLTALGNGVVPQQAARALQLLAPPFPRCPRCAGR
- a CDS encoding DnaB-like helicase N-terminal domain-containing protein, with amino-acid sequence MNPLLGAEQAVLGAVLLDPGQLAHLDWLAPDHFDRPVHRSLFAALRKLRSDDHPALSADGPVPLSWVTDAVDEAGRHVRGLTVVYAHTLISACPRSAHAPVYGRMVLEGAIHRTVAQHAIRLHQVARADALRGEVKGALRSADVLAGVLRDLARRWGTEPRPVARTTAPVAAPAMPPVRADQVAEDERFLLAVLAEQPRAVEEVVDWLRPGDFADPAHGGLYRCLGALHHRGEPIDRITLLWETQRRGLLADGTLSGEHLTALCDGVGSGSAEWLGERVMRSSLAHTAAASARAVRALAEDEALVPGRLINYALHALGPLDEVRARWETANGTPAPNPPPPTPVPDGPPPARVHVALARSTPRPVPPASVRPGSAPAPSASKPPSRGHI